caaataaaattaaagattgcatatgaaatttccaaaaaaaatgaaaaaataaaacacgatTAAAGCCAAATCGACGCTATATCTCGTGAACTTTTTCCATTCCGCCAGTGTTTGGTCTATAAACTTCAGCTTCAGTGACAATTTGTGATGAAGGATTTGATTCTTCCTCGGGAGATCTTGATGGATGGAGACTTCTGTGTGTCACTTGCAAATTGCCTTCAACTTCACTACTTTCCACATTCCTAATGAAAGAAGTTTCAGCAACATCAGAATGCGTTCCTGGCTTGGCACCTAACCTTTCATTATGCAGACGAATCTTCTTCAATGTATCGGATTCTGAACTTGGAGCGACAGCAGCTGGTGATGATAGCCAATGTGGATATGGATAATTCCTAAGCGCCTCAGTCCAAAATGAAGTAGATCTTTGGACGGGCTCAATAACCTGGTCCATTGGTTCAGTTTCAGAAGAAGCTTCTACATCAATTCTCGATCTATCTGCAGATTGCCTTTCTTTTGCCTCGGCTAATGCTTTTTGAACTGGTAAGAGAAACATGTTGAcggcctgaaaaaaaaatataaatttatttaaaggttGTTCTTTAAAAGCTTTGACGTGTAATAAAAATCAGTCTCAAAGTCTGGTATCTTAGGGCAGGTCGGCGTTACAAAATATCAGCTTGGAGTGAACGCTAACATCTGATTGGTAAATTCGTGagttaaggcctggtttcttacgGCAGGTCGGCGTTACAAAATGTCAGCTTGGAGCGAACGCTAACTCCTGATTGGTAAATTCGTGAGTTAAGGCCTAGTTTCTTACGGCAGGTCGGCGTTACAAAATGTCATCTTGGAGCGAACGCTAACTCCTGATTGGTCAATTTGTGAGTTAGACagcatacgtcatcgaacgctcagctTGAACGACGACTGACGTCCGAATCAACTGCAGTTTGATTACAACGTAACGTTAACGACAGAAGCATTGGTTGACAGTATCCAACAGAGCACTGAAACCatccaagattttgattttaacattaagcATAGCTTCATCCTCTTCTTTTTCGTTTAGCTAAtctataatgttttttcttggacagagtcattatttgttctctaaagcactggtcgacaataacaaaatcaatacaaattcaaaataaatatttgtttatgttattaacGCATACGCAATGCGAGATAAtatctgcgttggaccgactgctcacgctgagcaaacaaaacagtattttgttggcgtcagtgGTACGTCAACTTTCCAGAGAGCAACGTCCTCAATGTCCAGAGAAGGCGCTTGTCtaaagaaaccaggcctttagcgaatgcataattatataaaataaaaccctTAAAAgttcacttaaatattatcttatttatttttcgctatCCAAATATTCCTATTTCTACAATCAAATTAGTTTATGAATCctatcactttaaatattaaaaaaccaaaattcaaattgattaaaatatattataactaaaaaaatttaagtaattccTTATTTATCTTTTGATTTATGAAGAATCAAAGCAAACAGCAAATTAGTTAACAgaatgaaggaaaattttaaaacttaatgataATGTTAGCGTGCACATTACCTCGGAAGAATGCGAAAATTCATGATTCCGCACTTTAACGGATTAAATCTGCTATGCTTTATTTAGCACAGTttgaaaatactatatttaataaagtttacaaAGAAACATAGTGTggtttaaacttaaataaaatttaatataatcgtTCTTTAACTATCCGAAAGGAGAAAAATCACATGCTTAAGCTAAATCAAATATAGAAATCAGAAATGTAGCTTTaggatatcaaaataaaatactttcattttataggaataaattaacaaaattttagtttattgtatttttttttaaagtttcttgaaatttattacCATACCATTACAAGTGCCATGCAGGCTAGTAAAATCGTAACCAAAACAATGGGCATTGtctttatataacttttttttttaataagaaaaacttacttatttgtcattaagttttaaaaatcttttcttttgtaacatctttaatttttacttattctttgtctcctaactcttttttttccattttacatttataaaaagaaaaaaaaatctgagattgaaaataatttgcagtTAATGGGAAAATCTGCTGAATCCGCTGCCATGCTAGAGGGTTTCTGCAACCAGAGTAATGGGCAAAAGTTCAAAATTCGCTACATACTACTACTTATTCGctactctaaaaataaaaatttcgcatTAATTCGATGTATAGGAATTATGGATAAAAACAAGATAGCTCGAAATTAAAAGAgcactaaaatttcaaattcatgcAGACAATTTTTCACTACGCACAATAACACTTTCATCaatgattttaagaatttactgccatctatattcaaaattacgagttaaacacttttttttacagatgTGATTTGGTGATCCTATCTGAGTTACTTATCTTACTTTAATACTACTAGATAGATTCAACTCATTGCTGTATACCTAAAGACTACAGGGGCCACTTTGGTTCTTCCCAGATTATAAGTAGATAAATTTGgcatctataaattttaaaaatgcgtaactagtttaataaaaacatattatagaaGGTCAGCGAAATTCTAtgttattttgttagatttggttaacaaaaatatttgattaaactgACTTTACAATTATACGGTAGTTTCTTAgatatttaagtttctttttcccTATGAATAATTAGAgctatgtttaaaaacttttttcgaaataaaaatggaGTATCCTTATACTTATCAAAGTGTACCTTATATGCAAACCTAACTGGGGTTATTAGATGCCTACCAAAATACCTAAATTGCCTCTCTGGCCCTTAAATAAGCGCTTAAACTGgatgaaattatgaaaagttaGAAATACTCAAGACTTttagtatgttattttttaaattactaagcaACAGAAGTCAAATTGGTCCCATCCGCCTTTTTAGTGCttaattcaaacttaaaatcTTTGATTTTACCGTTAGTCTTATTacttctggtaattttgaataTTCCGAATTTTTCACTTTGATTCGCACAACTTCGAATAATTCaagattaatgtttattttgccGCTtgctattaaaagaaatgtagaacagcaaaaaaagagaaattttaagaaaatttattatttatttcagataataCTTACAAAACCTAGAGCCAAAACGGAGTAAACACCAGCTATTGCTCTGAGATAACGATACTCGAATAGGACAGCGATAGTTATCAAGAAGGAAGgaagaaatataaaagatattacATGAGAGGATATCATATACCAGCTAGTCTTTCTaatctagaaatttaaaaaaaaaaacacttttgtaaTGCATGCATTTGCAGTTTTCAATTTcagacataattttaaaaaaacatcaagtaTCAAAAGAATAATGCACAGAAagtataaaaaccaaaaaaaaacattaattcttttgaaaatgaagttGAGATAATACTTCATGTAGAAAACTTATGATTCGTAATTAAAACAGACAAAAAGGGACAGTTAGCAGTTTCCAGTCTAAACTAAATATCATTACCAGGATACCAGAACATGAATTTCCATatgaatttgtgaaaaatagacCTATGCGGAGAGGATAACAAGGCAAGATTagatcttgtttaaaaaaaaaataggtcaCCAACTGAGAGTACTAGTTTATTAACCATCTTGAGGtacaatttcctttttttaatttaatttcttaatgttttgGCAGCAATAAAGCAGCAGCAgttaaggaaatatattttatttcacggGACTTCTCttgccaaattttataatagtattttaCTCACCTTAGTAGTACAGATCTAGTAATATAGGTCTTAGTAGTATTAGTAGCAGTACAATGAGCAACGTCAAAACAGGTATAACAGAATAAATCTCTAGCTATATGGCAGCACAAAACTGAAGCAGAAATTAACGCTCTCATTTTTATAATCGCAATGCATATTATAATGGATTTTGCGCTTCCCATAGGTGAATTTTGTGTGATGATGTAGTTAAGTAGTATTTTCAAGGACCAGGAtggattaaatgaaataaaatagcaaacatGTGGAAAGAAAACTCGAAAAGTCTTTGGTTAAATTATTCCCAGAAGTTTAGTTTGAGTAAAATGATAACATTGGTTCAACAGTAGTAAATCAAATGCTTCTATTTTCGAAAGCAAGCATTTCGAGCTACGTAAATTTTCGTAAGCACATTTTGAGCTatgtatataaaacttttaaaaaaagtatgaaaaaaaaattgcgttttatactgtattttttctttcagtttttcgattttttatttttgtaaaatacgttgtattttatatatatttcgcTTAAATCTAACAAGTTAGCGAAGtgattcaacaatttttttaaataaaggtataatcattcattttgaggatgctttacatgcttatttaacttataatcaataatttatcttcaaaaaacaattaaactgtttaaattttttaaaattttaaaaaaagttgaaaaattcaacatttttaaatccctaaggcttttttattttaacttattttcaaaatttttttttcttagttcttacaatatttttcttaacaattttgtgcattcatttattgatatatcaattagagtattttttataaaatattttgtaaaaaagtagaaaaaaaggattaaaattcctgttagatatatatatcatgctgtaaaaattgtaataccttataaaatgcttattccatgcacagtttaaataagtgtattatacttaagataaaaaagtttacttcaaagctttatcttaaatagaaaatattccttagggatttaatcaagatcaaaacacaaaattatcatttatgagAAAAAGCCCTTTAAAGTTTGTCTGCAGAGCAAGATTCTGTATTAGGAcaatctaaaatcattcataactttttcaaaaatgtagatagagagacgattttttttcagtgcattcgaaatagtttgaagttttattataagcaataaaaaatactggtatttgtcattttttgggtactgtgaccccttaaagaaaaaaaaacagttgcgAAAGTCGACGAGTGCGGAAAGATGATGTTGGACCCTTAGTATTATATCTTGCATTGAAACatactatatttttcatttaggaaaattttatgcaatgttTGATAATGATGAAGtttatacacatattttaagaatacttTCCACAGGCTCATGAGGAGTTTGCAATTTAATATGTAAGTGagagtttttttcaaatgtaatgcGTAAGTGAGGGATCTGTTTTCTCAAAACATCACGTGTAAATAGATTCCAAATTTAATAATGGTGACTTAGAAAACTTTATAATCGGTGGTGTAAGCCGATTATAAAATAGCTTACCAGCTTCAGTCGGAAAAACAAGCTAGTTTTTTGATCAATCTAATCAGAATGATCGGCCTAGATGCTGACTCAATTAGTCAGCCTTctcatttaaaagcattattacgCCTAATGTTAACTCTGCTCTTTACATTAgacaaggaatttaaaaaaattcttttaaaggcGTTAACCACGAGAACTgcttaaatttgtgaaatatattattaattttgcacaCAACGGATACGCCTTAAGTTACCCTTATGTTTATAGcaaataagaaatttagaaaCGACTTTGTCACTTGCTTCGTCAATTCAATCGCAATAaagtttcgaaattatttttatcaatcaaatgtgaatatatttttaaagttataagtcTTTAACGTAGGACCTAatattttcgaacaaattttaACTCCTAAACATGTATTACATTAATTCTGCAATGAAGTGCAA
The Parasteatoda tepidariorum isolate YZ-2023 chromosome 9, CAS_Ptep_4.0, whole genome shotgun sequence genome window above contains:
- the LOC122270156 gene encoding uncharacterized protein isoform X2; the protein is MGSCCQLLRRIVMHNAVNMFLLPVQKALAEAKERQSADRSRIDVEASSETEPMDQVIEPVQRSTSFWTEALRNYPYPHWLSSPAAVAPSSESDTLKKIRLHNERLGAKPGTHSDVAETSFIRNVESSEVEGNLQVTHRSLHPSRSPEEESNPSSQIVTEAEVYRPNTGGMEKVHEI
- the LOC122270156 gene encoding uncharacterized protein isoform X1, with the translated sequence MGSCCQLLRRIVMHNIRKTSWYMISSHVISFIFLPSFLITIAVLFEYRYLRAIAGVYSVLALGFAVNMFLLPVQKALAEAKERQSADRSRIDVEASSETEPMDQVIEPVQRSTSFWTEALRNYPYPHWLSSPAAVAPSSESDTLKKIRLHNERLGAKPGTHSDVAETSFIRNVESSEVEGNLQVTHRSLHPSRSPEEESNPSSQIVTEAEVYRPNTGGMEKVHEI